A window of Hymenobacter aerilatus contains these coding sequences:
- a CDS encoding MGH1-like glycoside hydrolase domain-containing protein, with translation MSFRAPLLALSLGLLATSCAPTGQTAQTRAAGPVLTAADLRQRVALYNSLDSEFVVNHVPNAQAADWMAREVPLFECPDSAMQQAYYYRWWAYRKHLKQTPDGYVFTEFITPMKHGGTYNTISSALGHHLNEGRWLHDPQYTQQYTKFWLYTDFKRNAPRLHGFSGWLEDAVYELYKVQKDQAFVKEVLPALAANYKLWEKERMLPNGMFWQYDVKDAMEESISGGRKEKNVRPTINSYMYGNAKALAAMGRLTDNDTLTQKYTQKAEQLKQLVNTTLWDDKADFYKVQYEKGGLCEWREQLGYIPWYFSLPPDKPEYARQWTQLTDEGGFKAPWGITTAERRAPGFRTHGSGHGCEWDGAVWPYATTQTLKGLANLLTEYKNHGTMTPQVYYDELRKYALSFQKKGVPYIGEYQDEKNGEWLKGNNPRSSYYNHSGFADLIITGLVGLKPRPDNVVEVFPLVPEGQWDYFCLDQVRYHNRMLTVLWDKTGQKYGRGKGLRVLVDGKEIARANKLERVTAKL, from the coding sequence ATGTCCTTCCGCGCCCCACTTCTTGCCCTGAGTCTTGGTTTACTGGCTACCAGCTGCGCTCCTACCGGCCAAACGGCTCAGACGCGCGCCGCCGGCCCGGTACTGACGGCAGCCGACCTGCGCCAACGGGTGGCCCTGTACAACAGCCTCGACAGCGAGTTTGTGGTGAACCACGTGCCCAACGCCCAGGCCGCCGACTGGATGGCGCGGGAGGTGCCCCTGTTTGAGTGTCCTGATTCGGCTATGCAGCAGGCGTATTACTACCGCTGGTGGGCCTATCGTAAGCACCTCAAACAAACGCCTGATGGGTACGTGTTCACGGAGTTCATCACCCCGATGAAGCACGGCGGCACTTACAATACCATCAGCAGCGCCTTGGGCCACCACCTCAACGAGGGGCGCTGGCTGCACGATCCGCAATACACGCAGCAGTATACCAAGTTCTGGCTCTATACCGACTTCAAGCGCAATGCGCCCCGGCTGCACGGTTTCAGCGGCTGGCTGGAAGATGCTGTATACGAGCTGTATAAGGTGCAGAAAGATCAGGCCTTCGTGAAAGAAGTGCTACCCGCTCTTGCAGCCAACTACAAACTCTGGGAAAAAGAGCGGATGCTACCCAACGGCATGTTCTGGCAGTACGATGTGAAGGACGCCATGGAGGAATCCATCAGCGGTGGGCGCAAGGAAAAAAACGTGCGCCCTACCATCAACAGCTACATGTATGGCAACGCCAAGGCCCTGGCCGCCATGGGCCGCCTGACGGATAACGATACCCTCACGCAGAAGTACACCCAGAAGGCCGAGCAGCTGAAGCAACTGGTCAATACCACGTTGTGGGATGACAAGGCCGATTTCTACAAAGTGCAGTACGAAAAAGGCGGCCTCTGCGAGTGGCGCGAGCAGCTGGGCTACATTCCTTGGTACTTCTCCCTACCCCCCGATAAGCCCGAGTATGCCCGGCAGTGGACCCAGCTCACCGACGAAGGTGGATTCAAAGCGCCCTGGGGCATTACCACGGCCGAGCGCCGCGCCCCCGGCTTCCGCACCCACGGCTCGGGCCACGGCTGCGAGTGGGACGGCGCCGTGTGGCCCTACGCTACCACCCAAACGCTGAAAGGCCTGGCCAACCTACTCACCGAGTACAAAAACCACGGCACCATGACGCCCCAGGTGTATTACGACGAGCTGCGCAAATACGCGCTGTCGTTCCAGAAAAAGGGCGTGCCCTATATTGGGGAGTACCAGGACGAAAAGAACGGCGAGTGGCTGAAGGGCAACAACCCGCGCAGCAGCTACTACAACCACTCCGGTTTCGCCGACCTCATTATCACCGGCCTCGTTGGCCTGAAACCCCGCCCCGATAACGTGGTAGAAGTATTTCCCCTGGTGCCGGAAGGCCAGTGGGACTACTTCTGCCTCGACCAGGTGCGCTACCACAACCGCATGCTGACGGTGCTCTGGGACAAAACCGGCCAGAAATACGGCCGCGGCAAAGGCTTGCGCGTGCTGGTCGATGGGAAGGAAATTGCCCGCGCCAACAAATTGGAACGGGTAACGGCAAAGCTGTAA
- a CDS encoding malectin domain-containing carbohydrate-binding protein has translation MRYLILVLLFTLSAAHAQTSRTIVPLLDHWRTVADDVNQQAYNGFEKTEYQDKAWQTVAVPHNWDAYAGYRRLRHGNRHGYAWYRKTFTTPKVEKDARYFLFFEGVGSYATVWLNGKQVGYHAGGRTTFTLDVTDVLSPSGRPNVLAVRADHPANIQDLPWVCGGCSEERGFSEGSQPMGIFRPVSLVITNPVRVEPFGVHIWADSTLTAQAARLHVETEVKNYGRKAQTLTVVNQLLDKQGRVVAETKSKHKLAAGQMQPLRQQLPTLQQPHLWSLEDPYLYQLVTRVSAGRKLLDEQTTSYGIRWVSWPIGAAAAAGQKQFLLNGKPVLINGIAEYEHLLGQSHAFTPEQIQARVGMVKAAGFNAFRDAHQPHNLRYQANWDSLGVLWWPQMAAHVWYDTPEFRQNFKTLLVDWIKERRNSPSVVLWGLENESTLPEDFARECTALIRQLDPTASRERKVTTCNGGKGTDWDVPQNWTGTYGGDPTQYGADLQRQVLVGEYGAWRTLDLHQEGPPAFNSGPFSEDRFTQLMELKVRLAEEAKANTAGHFFWLLTSHDNPGRVQGGEGWRELDRIGPVNYKGLLTPWEEPTDAFYMFRSHYAPKETEPMVYLASHTWPDRWLTPGRQDSLIVYSNCDEVELFNDANAASLGRKTRAGVGTHFQWDGVDIKYNVLYAIGYVNGKAVAKDYIVLHHLPKAPGFDKLLTNVQPITAPQPGLNYLYRVNCGGPAYTDSQGQTWQADQPRTTPNTWGSESWTREFPGLNPFFASQRRTFDPIQGTADQALFQSFRYGRDALRYTFPVPNGEYQVELYFTEPWLGTGGGLDCTGWRLFDVAINQDTVIHDLDIWKEVGHDHALKKTVKARVTDGQLVISFPRVASGQALLSAVAIATTNASAKPAPAPKPVISSVSGLSNWSAETWLDTGNQPYTNGSATFSSLPSVLYGAEWLRQPMSVVPAKSITTKKSQAKTPSAPSPKMDRVPEGEATRQNLSLSVEADVYLAFDARQPTRPTWLQGYEDTKTTLELADATGAHPFRVYRKRFAAGATVTLGPDAATPNTLPYLVVVQRASTIEPAYDLKPVTGYKPATARTSGPGMVRETVHGKESITFKEPRGGALEWTFQVGVADTYSLTVRYANQLSKPLTAKLTVTLADGTVIKEEAVELVPSKPGKWNYLASSTGSMINAGSYLIKLTATDATGLSVSGLEVQ, from the coding sequence ATGCGCTACCTAATCCTCGTTCTACTATTCACCCTATCGGCCGCTCACGCCCAAACGTCGCGCACCATCGTGCCACTGCTGGACCACTGGCGCACCGTGGCCGACGACGTAAATCAGCAGGCGTACAATGGCTTTGAAAAGACTGAGTATCAGGATAAAGCCTGGCAAACCGTGGCCGTGCCGCACAACTGGGACGCTTACGCGGGCTACCGGCGCCTACGCCACGGCAACCGCCACGGCTACGCCTGGTACCGTAAAACCTTCACCACGCCCAAGGTTGAGAAGGATGCCCGCTATTTTCTGTTCTTCGAGGGGGTAGGGTCCTATGCTACGGTGTGGCTGAACGGCAAGCAGGTGGGCTACCATGCCGGCGGACGTACCACCTTCACGCTCGACGTAACCGACGTCCTCAGCCCCAGCGGCCGCCCCAACGTGCTGGCTGTGCGCGCCGATCATCCGGCCAACATCCAGGACCTGCCGTGGGTGTGCGGGGGCTGCTCCGAGGAGCGCGGCTTCTCCGAAGGCTCTCAGCCCATGGGCATCTTCCGGCCCGTATCGTTGGTGATAACCAATCCGGTGCGGGTAGAGCCGTTCGGTGTGCACATTTGGGCCGACTCGACCCTGACGGCCCAGGCGGCGCGGCTGCACGTGGAGACAGAGGTAAAAAACTACGGTCGCAAAGCGCAGACGCTCACCGTAGTGAATCAGCTACTGGATAAGCAGGGTAGGGTAGTGGCCGAGACGAAATCGAAGCACAAGCTGGCGGCGGGGCAGATGCAGCCGCTGCGCCAGCAACTCCCCACGTTGCAGCAGCCGCACTTGTGGTCGTTGGAAGACCCGTATTTGTACCAGTTGGTAACGCGCGTAAGTGCCGGTCGCAAGCTCCTCGACGAGCAGACCACGTCCTACGGCATCCGGTGGGTGAGCTGGCCGATTGGCGCTGCCGCGGCGGCCGGGCAAAAGCAGTTTCTGCTGAACGGTAAGCCGGTGCTTATCAATGGCATTGCCGAATACGAGCACCTGCTGGGCCAAAGCCACGCCTTCACGCCGGAGCAGATTCAGGCGCGGGTAGGGATGGTGAAAGCCGCTGGCTTCAACGCCTTCCGCGACGCGCACCAGCCCCACAACCTGCGCTATCAGGCCAACTGGGACTCGCTGGGCGTGTTGTGGTGGCCACAAATGGCTGCCCACGTGTGGTACGATACGCCAGAGTTCCGGCAGAACTTCAAAACCCTACTCGTTGATTGGATCAAGGAGCGGCGCAACTCGCCTTCGGTGGTGCTCTGGGGCCTCGAAAACGAAAGCACGTTGCCCGAGGACTTCGCCCGCGAATGCACTGCCCTTATCCGCCAGCTCGACCCCACGGCCTCGCGCGAACGGAAAGTGACGACTTGCAACGGCGGCAAGGGCACCGACTGGGACGTGCCCCAGAACTGGACCGGCACCTACGGCGGCGACCCTACCCAGTATGGTGCCGACTTGCAACGGCAGGTGCTGGTGGGCGAGTACGGCGCCTGGCGCACCCTCGATTTGCACCAGGAAGGTCCGCCCGCCTTCAACAGCGGCCCCTTCAGCGAAGACCGGTTCACGCAGTTGATGGAGCTGAAAGTACGCCTCGCGGAAGAAGCCAAAGCCAATACGGCCGGCCACTTTTTCTGGCTGCTGACCTCGCACGACAACCCCGGCCGGGTGCAGGGCGGCGAGGGCTGGCGCGAGCTGGACCGCATCGGCCCCGTCAACTACAAGGGCCTGCTCACGCCCTGGGAAGAGCCCACGGATGCCTTCTATATGTTCCGCAGCCACTATGCGCCCAAAGAAACCGAGCCGATGGTGTACCTGGCCTCCCACACCTGGCCCGACCGGTGGCTGACGCCCGGTCGCCAGGACAGCCTTATTGTGTATTCCAACTGCGACGAGGTGGAGCTGTTCAACGATGCAAATGCTGCCTCCCTGGGTAGGAAAACTCGCGCCGGGGTAGGAACGCATTTTCAGTGGGATGGGGTCGATATCAAGTACAACGTGCTCTATGCTATTGGGTACGTGAACGGCAAGGCCGTAGCCAAAGATTACATCGTGCTGCACCACCTGCCGAAAGCGCCCGGCTTCGACAAGCTGCTGACCAATGTTCAGCCGATAACGGCCCCGCAACCGGGCCTCAACTACCTCTACCGCGTGAACTGCGGCGGCCCTGCCTACACGGATAGCCAGGGCCAGACCTGGCAAGCCGATCAGCCTCGTACCACCCCCAACACTTGGGGCTCGGAGTCGTGGACGCGGGAGTTTCCAGGGCTGAACCCGTTCTTCGCCAGCCAGCGCCGCACCTTCGACCCCATCCAGGGCACCGCTGATCAGGCACTATTCCAGAGCTTCCGCTACGGCCGCGACGCGCTGCGCTATACCTTCCCGGTGCCCAACGGTGAATACCAAGTAGAGCTGTACTTCACGGAGCCCTGGCTCGGCACCGGTGGTGGCCTTGATTGCACCGGCTGGCGCCTATTCGATGTGGCTATCAACCAGGATACTGTTATCCACGACCTCGACATCTGGAAAGAGGTAGGCCACGACCATGCTCTAAAGAAAACAGTGAAAGCCCGCGTAACAGACGGGCAGCTGGTCATTTCCTTCCCCCGCGTGGCCTCCGGGCAGGCGTTGCTGTCGGCCGTGGCTATTGCCACTACCAATGCCAGCGCCAAGCCCGCCCCAGCCCCAAAACCGGTTATCAGCAGCGTAAGCGGTCTAAGCAACTGGTCAGCCGAAACGTGGCTGGACACCGGCAATCAGCCTTACACCAACGGCTCGGCTACCTTCAGCAGCCTACCCTCCGTGCTTTACGGCGCCGAGTGGTTGCGCCAACCGATGAGCGTAGTACCAGCCAAATCCATCACCACTAAAAAGAGCCAAGCAAAGACGCCTAGCGCCCCTTCTCCGAAAATGGACAGGGTGCCGGAGGGTGAGGCGACTCGTCAGAACCTAAGCCTAAGCGTCGAAGCCGACGTCTACCTCGCTTTCGACGCTCGCCAGCCTACCCGTCCTACCTGGCTGCAAGGTTACGAAGACACCAAAACCACGCTTGAGCTGGCCGATGCCACCGGCGCCCACCCATTCCGCGTGTACCGTAAGCGGTTTGCGGCCGGCGCCACCGTCACCCTCGGACCCGATGCCGCAACTCCCAACACCTTGCCCTACCTTGTGGTGGTGCAGCGGGCCAGTACCATTGAGCCAGCTTATGACCTGAAGCCCGTAACGGGCTATAAGCCTGCCACCGCCCGCACCAGCGGCCCCGGCATGGTGCGCGAAACCGTGCACGGTAAGGAGAGCATCACCTTTAAAGAACCACGTGGTGGCGCCCTGGAATGGACTTTCCAGGTAGGCGTGGCCGATACCTACTCGCTCACGGTGCGCTACGCCAACCAGCTCAGCAAGCCCCTCACCGCCAAGCTTACCGTGACGCTGGCCGATGGCACTGTTATCAAAGAAGAAGCCGTGGAGCTGGTGCCCTCCAAGCCCGGCAAATGGAACTATCTGGCTTCCTCCACTGGCTCCATGATCAACGCCGGGAGCTACCTCATCAAACTCACTGCCACCGACGCCACCGGCCTGAGCGTGTCGGGGCTGGAGGTGCAGTAG
- a CDS encoding glycoside hydrolase family 28 protein has protein sequence MLLLLCLPQLTYAQQYYNVLKYGARNDSTKLATDAIRKAIAAASKAGGGTVYFPAGKYRTGPIHLKSNITIDIEAGAVLYFSDNFDDYLPMVPTRYEGTDITSFSPLFYAYKAENITIKGRGIIDGQGKKWWDFAEGKSRASQDSKWQQEFFRLNQNILKPDLPGVIERGFMRPPFIQPMYCKNVRIEGITIRNSPFWTVNPEFCDNVTITGVTINNPKSPNTDGINPESCRNVHISDCHISVGDDCITIKSGKDRSGRQQNVPAENYTITNCTMLSGHGGVVIGSEMSGGVKKIAISNCIFDGTDRGIRIKTARGRGGVVEDIRVDNVVMKNIREQMIVLDMQYANTPAEPVSERTPRFRNIHFSNITAEGNQAGLLNGLEEMPIENVTFSNLNIDSKQGFTIKEARNIAFHNVQVNPQIGPAVRAQNVRQLWLDGLRSTMPSAATPPVELTNAEDAFIYNCFPATGTDTFLKLKGAKTRNIVLQNNNFKRVKLPVAQDAEVTERVVGP, from the coding sequence TTGCTCCTGCTGCTGTGCCTACCTCAGCTAACCTACGCCCAGCAGTACTACAATGTGCTGAAATACGGCGCCCGCAACGACAGCACCAAGCTCGCTACCGACGCCATTCGCAAAGCCATTGCGGCGGCCAGCAAAGCGGGCGGTGGTACAGTATACTTCCCGGCCGGCAAGTACCGCACTGGCCCCATTCACCTGAAAAGCAACATCACCATCGACATCGAAGCTGGGGCGGTGCTCTACTTCAGCGACAATTTCGACGACTACCTGCCCATGGTGCCCACGCGCTACGAGGGTACCGACATCACCAGCTTTTCGCCGCTGTTCTACGCGTATAAGGCCGAAAATATCACCATCAAGGGTAGGGGCATTATTGACGGGCAGGGCAAAAAGTGGTGGGACTTTGCCGAAGGTAAATCACGCGCCAGCCAGGACTCGAAGTGGCAACAGGAGTTTTTTCGGCTGAACCAGAACATTCTGAAGCCCGACCTGCCCGGCGTGATTGAGCGCGGCTTCATGCGCCCACCGTTCATCCAGCCGATGTACTGCAAAAACGTCCGCATTGAGGGCATCACCATTCGCAACTCGCCATTCTGGACCGTCAACCCAGAATTTTGCGACAACGTGACAATTACGGGCGTGACCATCAACAACCCCAAGTCGCCGAACACGGATGGTATCAATCCAGAGTCGTGCCGCAACGTGCACATTTCCGACTGCCACATCAGCGTGGGCGACGATTGCATCACCATCAAATCGGGCAAGGACCGGTCGGGCCGGCAGCAAAACGTGCCGGCCGAGAACTACACCATCACCAACTGCACCATGCTCTCGGGCCACGGCGGCGTGGTGATAGGCTCGGAGATGTCGGGCGGGGTGAAGAAAATAGCCATCAGCAACTGCATTTTCGACGGCACCGACCGCGGCATCCGCATCAAAACGGCGCGGGGTAGGGGCGGTGTGGTAGAGGATATCCGGGTGGATAACGTGGTGATGAAGAACATCCGCGAGCAGATGATTGTGCTGGATATGCAGTACGCCAACACGCCCGCCGAGCCGGTGTCGGAGCGCACGCCGCGCTTCCGCAACATCCACTTTAGCAACATTACGGCTGAGGGTAACCAAGCTGGTCTGTTGAATGGCCTGGAAGAAATGCCCATCGAAAACGTCACCTTCTCCAACCTCAACATCGACAGCAAACAGGGCTTCACCATCAAGGAAGCCCGCAATATCGCCTTTCACAACGTGCAGGTGAATCCGCAAATCGGCCCTGCGGTGCGCGCCCAAAACGTGCGCCAGCTCTGGCTCGACGGCCTGCGTAGCACCATGCCCAGCGCCGCTACGCCTCCCGTGGAGCTAACCAATGCCGAGGACGCCTTCATCTACAATTGCTTCCCCGCTACCGGCACCGATACGTTCCTGAAATTAAAAGGCGCTAAAACCCGCAACATCGTGCTGCAAAACAACAACTTCAAGCGCGTGAAGCTGCCTGTAGCGCAAGATGCGGAAGTGACGGAGCGGGTGGTAGGGCCGTAG
- a CDS encoding glycoside hydrolase family 95 protein translates to MLRLLFLLILIPTLAQAQQPLKLWYNKPAEKWTDALPIGNGRVGGMVFGGVGQDRVQFNESSLWTGRPRPYARPGAAQYLSQMRALLAAGKQKEAEALAAEHFMGMQDHEEGYADRKAAWLQQVQAMKAAQATAPGHTWQPLQIPTPNGWENADMPSLEGLDGAVWFRTSFDLPAAWAGKDVTLSLGRIRDADITYVNGQQIGTDEGISKKRRYRVPAAALRPGRNEVAIQVINYYDKGGLIGVKEQQPVFVVYPEGADPAQNVPLNPAWQYWVQDENPPLAPSYQASYQPFGDLLLDFATKGQATNYRRELDITQAVARTTYTQNGTTYTREYFANAPRNAVVCRLTASKKGSISLNALLQSPHKDYKLSRVDDHTLALAVQVKDGVLRGVSHLRVATKGGRVTLTDQQIQLQNADEATFYLTAATNFKSYNDVSGEPEKLAAAAQQRVGSASYAALRKEHVRDYQQLFSSFNVDLGHSQNEQLPTDERIRQFSPVADPALQALYMQYGRYLLIASSRMGGQAANLQGIWNESLTPSWGSKYTTNINLEMNYWPAEVLNLSACTKPLFTLINEAAEAGQVTAKEHYNARGWVLHHNTDLWRGTAPINASNHGIWVTGGAWLTLPIWEHYQFTHDRDFLREQYPVMKQAATFFLDFLVKDPRTGWLISTPSNSPEHGGLVAGPTMDHQLIRELFRNTAAAAQALGLDADLQQELTTKAQQLAPNQVGKHGQLQEWLEDKDDPTDTHRHVSHLWGVFPGTDITWADPKLLQAARTSLVQRGDEGTGWSLAWKLNLWARFRDGNHALTILEKLLSPAEGANGSERGGVYHNLFDAHPPFQIDGNFGGAAGMAEMLLQSQSGTLDLLPALPTAWPTGEVRGLRARGNFTVNLRWTQGKLQAVEIQSEAGQDCVVRYGGKEVKFKTKKGKKYTLNGELKKG, encoded by the coding sequence ATGCTCCGATTGCTTTTCCTCCTGATCCTTATTCCTACCCTTGCCCAGGCCCAGCAGCCGCTAAAGCTCTGGTACAACAAACCAGCGGAGAAGTGGACCGATGCCCTACCCATCGGTAACGGGCGGGTAGGGGGTATGGTGTTTGGGGGGGTAGGGCAGGACCGGGTACAGTTCAACGAGAGCAGCCTCTGGACCGGCCGGCCGCGCCCCTATGCCCGGCCAGGGGCGGCGCAGTACCTGTCGCAGATGCGGGCGCTGCTGGCGGCGGGCAAGCAAAAGGAGGCCGAGGCACTGGCTGCCGAGCATTTCATGGGCATGCAAGACCATGAGGAAGGCTATGCCGACCGCAAGGCTGCTTGGCTGCAACAAGTGCAGGCCATGAAAGCAGCCCAAGCCACTGCGCCTGGCCATACCTGGCAGCCGCTGCAAATCCCTACCCCCAATGGTTGGGAAAACGCCGACATGCCCAGCCTGGAAGGTCTGGACGGCGCTGTATGGTTTCGTACCAGCTTCGACCTGCCCGCCGCCTGGGCCGGTAAAGACGTGACGCTCAGCCTCGGCCGCATCCGCGACGCGGATATTACCTACGTGAACGGCCAGCAAATCGGTACCGACGAGGGCATCAGCAAGAAGCGGCGCTACCGGGTGCCAGCTGCCGCGCTTCGGCCGGGCCGCAACGAGGTAGCCATTCAGGTAATCAACTACTACGACAAGGGCGGCCTGATTGGGGTGAAGGAGCAGCAGCCCGTGTTTGTGGTGTACCCCGAAGGCGCCGACCCAGCCCAGAACGTGCCGCTGAACCCCGCTTGGCAGTACTGGGTGCAGGACGAGAATCCGCCGCTAGCGCCCAGCTACCAGGCTTCCTACCAGCCGTTTGGCGACTTGCTGCTTGATTTTGCAACGAAGGGCCAGGCCACGAATTACCGCCGCGAACTGGACATCACACAAGCCGTAGCCCGCACCACGTACACCCAAAACGGCACTACCTACACCCGCGAGTACTTCGCCAATGCTCCGCGCAACGCCGTAGTATGTCGCCTTACGGCCAGCAAAAAGGGTAGCATCAGTCTGAATGCGCTGCTGCAAAGTCCGCACAAAGACTACAAACTCTCTCGCGTAGACGACCACACCCTGGCCCTGGCCGTGCAGGTGAAAGATGGTGTGTTGCGCGGCGTGAGCCACTTGCGAGTAGCTACCAAAGGCGGCCGCGTGACGTTGACTGATCAGCAAATCCAGCTACAAAACGCCGACGAAGCCACGTTCTACCTCACGGCGGCCACCAATTTCAAAAGCTACAACGATGTGTCGGGGGAGCCGGAGAAGCTAGCGGCGGCGGCCCAGCAGCGGGTAGGCAGCGCGTCGTACGCAGCACTTCGGAAAGAGCACGTGCGCGATTATCAGCAGTTGTTCAGCAGCTTCAATGTAGACCTGGGGCACAGCCAAAACGAGCAACTGCCTACCGATGAGCGCATCCGGCAATTCAGCCCCGTGGCCGACCCGGCCTTGCAGGCGCTATATATGCAGTACGGGCGCTATCTGCTGATTGCATCGTCGCGGATGGGTGGGCAGGCAGCCAACCTGCAAGGCATCTGGAACGAGTCGCTGACGCCCTCCTGGGGGAGCAAGTACACCACCAACATCAACCTGGAAATGAACTACTGGCCGGCGGAGGTACTTAACCTGTCGGCCTGCACCAAGCCCTTGTTCACGCTGATCAATGAAGCCGCCGAGGCCGGGCAAGTCACGGCCAAGGAGCACTACAACGCCCGCGGCTGGGTGCTGCACCACAACACCGACCTCTGGCGCGGCACGGCCCCCATCAACGCCTCCAACCACGGCATCTGGGTGACGGGTGGGGCCTGGCTGACGCTACCCATCTGGGAGCACTACCAGTTTACGCACGACCGGGACTTTCTGCGCGAGCAGTACCCTGTGATGAAGCAAGCAGCCACCTTCTTCCTCGATTTTCTGGTGAAAGACCCGCGCACTGGCTGGCTGATCAGTACGCCTTCCAACTCGCCCGAGCACGGCGGCCTAGTAGCTGGCCCTACCATGGACCACCAGCTTATCCGGGAGCTGTTTCGCAACACCGCCGCCGCCGCGCAGGCGCTGGGCCTGGATGCTGATTTGCAACAGGAACTTACCACCAAAGCCCAGCAACTGGCCCCGAACCAGGTAGGCAAACACGGCCAGCTGCAGGAGTGGCTCGAAGACAAAGACGACCCCACCGATACCCACCGCCACGTGTCGCACCTCTGGGGCGTGTTTCCCGGTACCGACATCACCTGGGCCGACCCCAAGCTGCTGCAAGCCGCCCGCACCTCCCTGGTGCAGCGCGGCGACGAGGGCACCGGCTGGAGCCTGGCCTGGAAGCTGAACCTATGGGCCCGCTTCCGCGACGGCAACCACGCCCTTACCATCCTCGAAAAACTCCTTTCCCCCGCCGAAGGGGCCAACGGCAGCGAGCGAGGTGGCGTCTACCACAACCTTTTCGACGCCCACCCGCCCTTCCAGATCGACGGCAACTTCGGCGGCGCGGCCGGCATGGCTGAAATGCTCCTGCAAAGCCAGTCTGGCACGCTCGACCTGCTCCCCGCCCTACCCACCGCCTGGCCCACCGGCGAGGTACGCGGCCTCCGTGCCCGCGGCAACTTCACCGTGAACCTGCGCTGGACGCAGGGGAAGTTGCAGGCAGTGGAGATTCAGTCGGAAGCTGGGCAAGATTGCGTGGTGCGGTATGGGGGGAAGGAAGTGAAGTTTAAGACGAAAAAAGGGAAAAAGTATACGTTGAATGGGGAGTTGAAAAAGGGGTAG